The following coding sequences are from one Panicum hallii strain FIL2 chromosome 5, PHallii_v3.1, whole genome shotgun sequence window:
- the LOC112891852 gene encoding probable LRR receptor-like serine/threonine-protein kinase At3g47570 isoform X2 encodes MCDRPRRHVPHVRTLSLRSSRLLILLHLSNPAGLLGSWKQNDSLSFCRWPGVTCSKTSTPRVVALDLESSGLNGQIPPCIVNLTRLTRIHFPDNQLGGQIPLELGKLSRLSYLNLSSNNFNGSIPNTLSSTNLQVIDLGSNKLSGVIPEEVGMLRNLSVLHLARNSFTGNIPLSLGSSPSLVSVVLANNTLTGPIPSALATSYSLQVLNLVENNLGGDIPPALFNSTSLRRLNLGWNSFTGSIPAVSNLNSPLQYLTLSVNVLAGTIPSSLGNFSSLRSLLLAENHFQGIIPVSITKIPNLQELDISYNSFRGTVQPSLYNISSLTYLSLGVNDFSDTLPFDIGYTLPSIQTLILQQSNFQGKIPPSLANATNLEFINLGANAFHGIIPSFGALYKLNTLILASNQLQAGDWSFLSSLKNCTQLEVLSLATNVMQGNLPSSVGSLATLKALWLHANEISGTIPPEIGNLTNLLQLRMEQNNFVGNLPGSIGNLANLTYINLSRNKLSGQIPLSIGKLHQLYKLLLQDNNFSGAIPRALGDCKNLITLNLSCNTLDESIPKELCSLTSLTEGFDLSHNQLSGQIPQEIGGLINIGSLYFSNNHLSGHIPTTLGSCVHLESLHLEGNFLDGRIPESFINLRGIAEIDLSRNNLSGKIPNFFQSFNSLNLLNLSFNNFEGQMPEGGIFKNSSEVFVQGNILLCSSSPMSQLPLCVASSRQRTSHNLMITGISVALALISFSCVIFVLLKWRKRSKRTDHPSFMEMKNFSYADLVKATNGFSSDNLLGSGTYGSVYKGVLESEASEIVAIKVFKLDELGAPKSFVAECEAFRNTRHRNLVRVISACSTWDNKRNDFKALVMEYVANGTLESWIYSEMRRPLSLGSRVTIAVDIAAALDYLHNRCVPPIVHCDLKPSNVLLDDVMGARLSDFGLAKFLQSHNSSSITSSTSLAGPRGSIGYIAPEYGTGSKISTEGDVYSYGIIILEMLTGKRPTDELFNNGLSLQKFVGNAFPQKIHAILDRNIIPNFGSEGMENKLDHENNAIMGMYSCIMQLAKLGLSCSMQTPKDRPKMLDVYAEMSTIKRTLSALATMC; translated from the exons ATGTGTGACAGACCAAGAAGACATGTGCCTCATGTGCGAACTCTCAGTCTCAGATCCTCGCGGCTCCTAATTCTg CTCCATCTCTCAAACCCCGCCGGCCTCCTAGGCTCATGGAAGCAGAACGATTCCCTCAGTTTCTGCCGCTGGCCCGGTGTTACTTGCAGCAAGACGAGCACACCTCGTGTCGTTGCGCTGGACCTCGAGTCATCTGGCCTCAATGGCCAAATACCACCCTGCATCGTCAACCTCACTCGCCTCACAAGGATCCACTTCCCAGACAATCAACTCGGTGGCCAGATTCCACTGGAACTTGGGAAGCTGAGTAGGTTGAGCTACCTGAACCTCAGCTCAAACAACTTCAACGGTTCGATCCCAAACACATTGTCTTCCACAAATCTTCAGGTGATTGATCTCGGAAGCAACAAGCTGAGTGGAGTTATCCCGGAAGAGGTTGGGATGCTCCGCAATCTTTCGGTTTTACATCTTGCTCGTAACAGTTTTACGGGCAACATTCCCCTTTCACTTGGAAGCAGCCCATCCCTTGTTTCTGTAGTCCTTGCAAACAATACACTCACGGGGCCTATTCCGTCCGCCCTTGCTACCAGTTACTCGCTTCAAGTACTGAACTTGGTAGAAAACAACCTTGGTGGTGATATTCCTCCAGCCCTGTTCAACAGCACATCACTTCGAAGATTAAACCTTGGGTGGAACAGTTTTACTGGGTCCATACCAGCTGTTTCAAATCTCAACTCACCTTTGCAATATCTTACGTTATCGGTGAATGTTCTTGCAGGCACTATACCTTCATCTTTGGGGAATTTTTCTTCCCTTCGCTCGCTCTTGCTTGCAGAAAACCATTTTCAGGGCATCATCCCAGTAAGTATAACTAAAATACCAAACTTGCAAGAACTTGATATATCTTACAACAGTTTCCGAGGGACTGTCCAACCCTCCTTATACAACATTTCTTCACTCACGTACCTTAGTTTAGGCGTCAATGATTTCTCTGATACTCTTCCATTTGACATCGGGTACACCCTTCCAAGCATCCAAACGTTGATCTTGCAGCAAAGTAACTTCCAAGGCAAAATCCCTCCTTCTCTGGCCAATGCTACAAATCTTGAGTTCATTAACCTAGGGGCTAATGCATTCCATGGTATTATCCCATCTTTTGGGGCTCTTTACAAGTTGAACACACTAATTTTGGCAAGTAATCAGCTGCAAGCTGGAGATTGGTCTTTCCTCTCCTCATTGAAAAATTGCACACAGTTGGAGGTGTTGTCTTTGGCAACAAACGTAATGCAAGGGAATTTGCCCAGTTCAGTTGGTAGTCTTGCAACCCTAAAGGCTTTGTGGCTGCACGCAAATGAGATATCTGGTACCATACCACCAGAGATAGGGAACCTCACAAACCTCTTGCAGCTTAGAATGGAGCAGAATAATTTTGTCGGAAATCTCCCTGGCTCAATTGGAAATCTTGCAAATTTGACTTACATAAATTTATCACGGAACAAACTTTCTGGACAGATTCCACTTTCAATAGGCAAACTCCATCAACTGTATAAGCTACTTTTGCAAGATAATAATTTCAGTGGAGCCATTCCTAGGGCGCTAGGTGACTGCAAAAATTTAATCACTCTCAACCTTTCATGTAACACCTTAGACGAGAGCATCCCAAAAGAGCTTTGCTCTCTTACCTCCCTAACAGAAGGTTTCGATTTGTCCCACAACCAGCTTTCTGGACAAATTCCACAGGAGATTGGTGGCTTGATCAATATAGGCTCACTATATTTTTCCAACAACCATCTTTCTGGCCACATTCCAACTACTCTAGGTTCCTGTGTCCACTTAGAGTCCCTTCACCTGGAGGGTAACTTTCTTGATGGCAGAATTCCTGAGTCTTTCATCAATTTGAGAGGTATTGCTGAGATTGATCTCTCTCGAAACAACTTGAGTGGAAAAATTCCAAACTTTTTTCAATCCTTCAATTCTTTGAATCTTCTCAACTTGTCCTTCAACAATTTTGAGGGCCAAATGCCAGAAGGAGGGATATTTAAAAATTCTAGTGAGGTATTTGTCCAAGGGAACATCTTGTTATGCTCTAGTTCCCCAATGTCACAACTGCCGCTTTGTGTTGCATCATCAAGACAGCGCACTTCCCATAACCTAATGATAACTGGGATTAGCGTAGCTCTTGCTTTGATCTCTTtctcatgtgtaatatttgtTCTCTTGAAGTGGAGAAAAAGATCTAAACGGACAGATCATCCATCATTCATGGAGATGAAAAACTTCTCCTATGCTGATTTAGTCAAAGCGACAAATGGTTTCTCTTCAGACAACTTGCTTGGTTCAGGGACATATGGATCAGTATATAAGGGTGTACTTGAGTCGGAAGCAAGTGAAATTGTTGCTATCAAAGTTTTCAAGCTTGATGAACTTGGAGCTCCAAAAAGCTTTGTTGCTGAGTGCGAAGCCTTTAGAAACACTCGTCATCGTAATCTTGTAAGGGTGATTTCTGCATGCTCAACATGGGACAACAAACGGAATGATTTCAAGGCTCTTGTAATGGAGTATGTGGCCAATGGCACCCTAGAGAGCTGGATTTATTCAGAAATGCGAAGACCGTTAAGTTTGGGCTCGAGAGTAACAATAGCAGTGGACATAGCTGCTGCATTGGATTATTTACATAACCGTTGCGTGCCTCCTATTGTCCATTGTGATTTGAAGCCTAGCAATGTGCTTCTAGATGATGTCATGGGTGCCCGTCTTAGTGACTTTGGGTTAGCTAAGTTCCTTCAAAGCCATAATTCTTCAAGTATTACTAGTTCTACAAGCTTAGCGGGACCAAGAGGATCAATTGGTTACATTGCACCAG AGTATGGAACTGGGAGCAAGATCTCGACAGAGGGAGATGTCTACAGCTATGGAATCATCATCCTAGAAATGCTCACAGGGAAACGCCCAACAGATGAGTTGTTTAATAATGGTTTGAGCCTTCAGAAATTTGTTGGAAATGCATTTCCCCAAAAGATTCATGCGATACTTGATCGTAATATCATCCCAAATTTCGGATCTGAAGGCATGGAGAATAAACTAGACCATGAAAACAATGCAATCATGGGAATGTATAGCTGCATTATGCAGCTTGCTAAGCTTGGTCTCTCATGCTCTATGCAGACACCAAAAGATCGACCAAAAATGTTGGACGTTTATGCTGAAATGTCCACAATCAAAAGAACCTTATCTGCACTAGCTACTATGTGTTGA
- the LOC112891852 gene encoding receptor kinase-like protein Xa21 isoform X3: protein MCDRPRRHVPHVRTLSLRSSRLLILVFLSSLSSFAVFPAANAATSSSSSNTDFETLLCLKLHLSNPAGLLGSWKQNDSLSFCRWPGVTCSKTSTPRVVALDLESSGLNGQIPPCIVNLTRLTRIHFPDNQLGGQIPLELGKLSRLSYLNLSSNNFNGSIPNTLSSTNLQVIDLGSNKLSGVIPEEVGMLRNLSVLHLARNSFTGNIPLSLGSSPSLVSVVLANNTLTGPIPSALATSYSLQVLNLVENNLGGDIPPALFNSTSLRRLNLGWNSFTGSIPAVSNLNSPLQYLTLSVNVLAGTIPSSLGNFSSLRSLLLAENHFQGIIPWRKRSKRTDHPSFMEMKNFSYADLVKATNGFSSDNLLGSGTYGSVYKGVLESEASEIVAIKVFKLDELGAPKSFVAECEAFRNTRHRNLVRVISACSTWDNKRNDFKALVMEYVANGTLESWIYSEMRRPLSLGSRVTIAVDIAAALDYLHNRCVPPIVHCDLKPSNVLLDDVMGARLSDFGLAKFLQSHNSSSITSSTSLAGPRGSIGYIAPEYGTGSKISTEGDVYSYGIIILEMLTGKRPTDELFNNGLSLQKFVGNAFPQKIHAILDRNIIPNFGSEGMENKLDHENNAIMGMYSCIMQLAKLGLSCSMQTPKDRPKMLDVYAEMSTIKRTLSALATMC from the exons ATGTGTGACAGACCAAGAAGACATGTGCCTCATGTGCGAACTCTCAGTCTCAGATCCTCGCGGCTCCTAATTCTggtcttcctctcctctctttcgaGCTTTGCAGTATTCCCTGCAGCTAATGCTGCTacttcttcatcatcatctaACACTGACTTCGAAACCCTCCTTTGCCTGAAGCTCCATCTCTCAAACCCCGCCGGCCTCCTAGGCTCATGGAAGCAGAACGATTCCCTCAGTTTCTGCCGCTGGCCCGGTGTTACTTGCAGCAAGACGAGCACACCTCGTGTCGTTGCGCTGGACCTCGAGTCATCTGGCCTCAATGGCCAAATACCACCCTGCATCGTCAACCTCACTCGCCTCACAAGGATCCACTTCCCAGACAATCAACTCGGTGGCCAGATTCCACTGGAACTTGGGAAGCTGAGTAGGTTGAGCTACCTGAACCTCAGCTCAAACAACTTCAACGGTTCGATCCCAAACACATTGTCTTCCACAAATCTTCAGGTGATTGATCTCGGAAGCAACAAGCTGAGTGGAGTTATCCCGGAAGAGGTTGGGATGCTCCGCAATCTTTCGGTTTTACATCTTGCTCGTAACAGTTTTACGGGCAACATTCCCCTTTCACTTGGAAGCAGCCCATCCCTTGTTTCTGTAGTCCTTGCAAACAATACACTCACGGGGCCTATTCCGTCCGCCCTTGCTACCAGTTACTCGCTTCAAGTACTGAACTTGGTAGAAAACAACCTTGGTGGTGATATTCCTCCAGCCCTGTTCAACAGCACATCACTTCGAAGATTAAACCTTGGGTGGAACAGTTTTACTGGGTCCATACCAGCTGTTTCAAATCTCAACTCACCTTTGCAATATCTTACGTTATCGGTGAATGTTCTTGCAGGCACTATACCTTCATCTTTGGGGAATTTTTCTTCCCTTCGCTCGCTCTTGCTTGCAGAAAACCATTTTCAGGGCATCATCCCA TGGAGAAAAAGATCTAAACGGACAGATCATCCATCATTCATGGAGATGAAAAACTTCTCCTATGCTGATTTAGTCAAAGCGACAAATGGTTTCTCTTCAGACAACTTGCTTGGTTCAGGGACATATGGATCAGTATATAAGGGTGTACTTGAGTCGGAAGCAAGTGAAATTGTTGCTATCAAAGTTTTCAAGCTTGATGAACTTGGAGCTCCAAAAAGCTTTGTTGCTGAGTGCGAAGCCTTTAGAAACACTCGTCATCGTAATCTTGTAAGGGTGATTTCTGCATGCTCAACATGGGACAACAAACGGAATGATTTCAAGGCTCTTGTAATGGAGTATGTGGCCAATGGCACCCTAGAGAGCTGGATTTATTCAGAAATGCGAAGACCGTTAAGTTTGGGCTCGAGAGTAACAATAGCAGTGGACATAGCTGCTGCATTGGATTATTTACATAACCGTTGCGTGCCTCCTATTGTCCATTGTGATTTGAAGCCTAGCAATGTGCTTCTAGATGATGTCATGGGTGCCCGTCTTAGTGACTTTGGGTTAGCTAAGTTCCTTCAAAGCCATAATTCTTCAAGTATTACTAGTTCTACAAGCTTAGCGGGACCAAGAGGATCAATTGGTTACATTGCACCAG AGTATGGAACTGGGAGCAAGATCTCGACAGAGGGAGATGTCTACAGCTATGGAATCATCATCCTAGAAATGCTCACAGGGAAACGCCCAACAGATGAGTTGTTTAATAATGGTTTGAGCCTTCAGAAATTTGTTGGAAATGCATTTCCCCAAAAGATTCATGCGATACTTGATCGTAATATCATCCCAAATTTCGGATCTGAAGGCATGGAGAATAAACTAGACCATGAAAACAATGCAATCATGGGAATGTATAGCTGCATTATGCAGCTTGCTAAGCTTGGTCTCTCATGCTCTATGCAGACACCAAAAGATCGACCAAAAATGTTGGACGTTTATGCTGAAATGTCCACAATCAAAAGAACCTTATCTGCACTAGCTACTATGTGTTGA
- the LOC112891852 gene encoding probable LRR receptor-like serine/threonine-protein kinase At3g47570 isoform X1, with the protein MCDRPRRHVPHVRTLSLRSSRLLILVFLSSLSSFAVFPAANAATSSSSSNTDFETLLCLKLHLSNPAGLLGSWKQNDSLSFCRWPGVTCSKTSTPRVVALDLESSGLNGQIPPCIVNLTRLTRIHFPDNQLGGQIPLELGKLSRLSYLNLSSNNFNGSIPNTLSSTNLQVIDLGSNKLSGVIPEEVGMLRNLSVLHLARNSFTGNIPLSLGSSPSLVSVVLANNTLTGPIPSALATSYSLQVLNLVENNLGGDIPPALFNSTSLRRLNLGWNSFTGSIPAVSNLNSPLQYLTLSVNVLAGTIPSSLGNFSSLRSLLLAENHFQGIIPVSITKIPNLQELDISYNSFRGTVQPSLYNISSLTYLSLGVNDFSDTLPFDIGYTLPSIQTLILQQSNFQGKIPPSLANATNLEFINLGANAFHGIIPSFGALYKLNTLILASNQLQAGDWSFLSSLKNCTQLEVLSLATNVMQGNLPSSVGSLATLKALWLHANEISGTIPPEIGNLTNLLQLRMEQNNFVGNLPGSIGNLANLTYINLSRNKLSGQIPLSIGKLHQLYKLLLQDNNFSGAIPRALGDCKNLITLNLSCNTLDESIPKELCSLTSLTEGFDLSHNQLSGQIPQEIGGLINIGSLYFSNNHLSGHIPTTLGSCVHLESLHLEGNFLDGRIPESFINLRGIAEIDLSRNNLSGKIPNFFQSFNSLNLLNLSFNNFEGQMPEGGIFKNSSEVFVQGNILLCSSSPMSQLPLCVASSRQRTSHNLMITGISVALALISFSCVIFVLLKWRKRSKRTDHPSFMEMKNFSYADLVKATNGFSSDNLLGSGTYGSVYKGVLESEASEIVAIKVFKLDELGAPKSFVAECEAFRNTRHRNLVRVISACSTWDNKRNDFKALVMEYVANGTLESWIYSEMRRPLSLGSRVTIAVDIAAALDYLHNRCVPPIVHCDLKPSNVLLDDVMGARLSDFGLAKFLQSHNSSSITSSTSLAGPRGSIGYIAPEYGTGSKISTEGDVYSYGIIILEMLTGKRPTDELFNNGLSLQKFVGNAFPQKIHAILDRNIIPNFGSEGMENKLDHENNAIMGMYSCIMQLAKLGLSCSMQTPKDRPKMLDVYAEMSTIKRTLSALATMC; encoded by the exons ATGTGTGACAGACCAAGAAGACATGTGCCTCATGTGCGAACTCTCAGTCTCAGATCCTCGCGGCTCCTAATTCTggtcttcctctcctctctttcgaGCTTTGCAGTATTCCCTGCAGCTAATGCTGCTacttcttcatcatcatctaACACTGACTTCGAAACCCTCCTTTGCCTGAAGCTCCATCTCTCAAACCCCGCCGGCCTCCTAGGCTCATGGAAGCAGAACGATTCCCTCAGTTTCTGCCGCTGGCCCGGTGTTACTTGCAGCAAGACGAGCACACCTCGTGTCGTTGCGCTGGACCTCGAGTCATCTGGCCTCAATGGCCAAATACCACCCTGCATCGTCAACCTCACTCGCCTCACAAGGATCCACTTCCCAGACAATCAACTCGGTGGCCAGATTCCACTGGAACTTGGGAAGCTGAGTAGGTTGAGCTACCTGAACCTCAGCTCAAACAACTTCAACGGTTCGATCCCAAACACATTGTCTTCCACAAATCTTCAGGTGATTGATCTCGGAAGCAACAAGCTGAGTGGAGTTATCCCGGAAGAGGTTGGGATGCTCCGCAATCTTTCGGTTTTACATCTTGCTCGTAACAGTTTTACGGGCAACATTCCCCTTTCACTTGGAAGCAGCCCATCCCTTGTTTCTGTAGTCCTTGCAAACAATACACTCACGGGGCCTATTCCGTCCGCCCTTGCTACCAGTTACTCGCTTCAAGTACTGAACTTGGTAGAAAACAACCTTGGTGGTGATATTCCTCCAGCCCTGTTCAACAGCACATCACTTCGAAGATTAAACCTTGGGTGGAACAGTTTTACTGGGTCCATACCAGCTGTTTCAAATCTCAACTCACCTTTGCAATATCTTACGTTATCGGTGAATGTTCTTGCAGGCACTATACCTTCATCTTTGGGGAATTTTTCTTCCCTTCGCTCGCTCTTGCTTGCAGAAAACCATTTTCAGGGCATCATCCCAGTAAGTATAACTAAAATACCAAACTTGCAAGAACTTGATATATCTTACAACAGTTTCCGAGGGACTGTCCAACCCTCCTTATACAACATTTCTTCACTCACGTACCTTAGTTTAGGCGTCAATGATTTCTCTGATACTCTTCCATTTGACATCGGGTACACCCTTCCAAGCATCCAAACGTTGATCTTGCAGCAAAGTAACTTCCAAGGCAAAATCCCTCCTTCTCTGGCCAATGCTACAAATCTTGAGTTCATTAACCTAGGGGCTAATGCATTCCATGGTATTATCCCATCTTTTGGGGCTCTTTACAAGTTGAACACACTAATTTTGGCAAGTAATCAGCTGCAAGCTGGAGATTGGTCTTTCCTCTCCTCATTGAAAAATTGCACACAGTTGGAGGTGTTGTCTTTGGCAACAAACGTAATGCAAGGGAATTTGCCCAGTTCAGTTGGTAGTCTTGCAACCCTAAAGGCTTTGTGGCTGCACGCAAATGAGATATCTGGTACCATACCACCAGAGATAGGGAACCTCACAAACCTCTTGCAGCTTAGAATGGAGCAGAATAATTTTGTCGGAAATCTCCCTGGCTCAATTGGAAATCTTGCAAATTTGACTTACATAAATTTATCACGGAACAAACTTTCTGGACAGATTCCACTTTCAATAGGCAAACTCCATCAACTGTATAAGCTACTTTTGCAAGATAATAATTTCAGTGGAGCCATTCCTAGGGCGCTAGGTGACTGCAAAAATTTAATCACTCTCAACCTTTCATGTAACACCTTAGACGAGAGCATCCCAAAAGAGCTTTGCTCTCTTACCTCCCTAACAGAAGGTTTCGATTTGTCCCACAACCAGCTTTCTGGACAAATTCCACAGGAGATTGGTGGCTTGATCAATATAGGCTCACTATATTTTTCCAACAACCATCTTTCTGGCCACATTCCAACTACTCTAGGTTCCTGTGTCCACTTAGAGTCCCTTCACCTGGAGGGTAACTTTCTTGATGGCAGAATTCCTGAGTCTTTCATCAATTTGAGAGGTATTGCTGAGATTGATCTCTCTCGAAACAACTTGAGTGGAAAAATTCCAAACTTTTTTCAATCCTTCAATTCTTTGAATCTTCTCAACTTGTCCTTCAACAATTTTGAGGGCCAAATGCCAGAAGGAGGGATATTTAAAAATTCTAGTGAGGTATTTGTCCAAGGGAACATCTTGTTATGCTCTAGTTCCCCAATGTCACAACTGCCGCTTTGTGTTGCATCATCAAGACAGCGCACTTCCCATAACCTAATGATAACTGGGATTAGCGTAGCTCTTGCTTTGATCTCTTtctcatgtgtaatatttgtTCTCTTGAAGTGGAGAAAAAGATCTAAACGGACAGATCATCCATCATTCATGGAGATGAAAAACTTCTCCTATGCTGATTTAGTCAAAGCGACAAATGGTTTCTCTTCAGACAACTTGCTTGGTTCAGGGACATATGGATCAGTATATAAGGGTGTACTTGAGTCGGAAGCAAGTGAAATTGTTGCTATCAAAGTTTTCAAGCTTGATGAACTTGGAGCTCCAAAAAGCTTTGTTGCTGAGTGCGAAGCCTTTAGAAACACTCGTCATCGTAATCTTGTAAGGGTGATTTCTGCATGCTCAACATGGGACAACAAACGGAATGATTTCAAGGCTCTTGTAATGGAGTATGTGGCCAATGGCACCCTAGAGAGCTGGATTTATTCAGAAATGCGAAGACCGTTAAGTTTGGGCTCGAGAGTAACAATAGCAGTGGACATAGCTGCTGCATTGGATTATTTACATAACCGTTGCGTGCCTCCTATTGTCCATTGTGATTTGAAGCCTAGCAATGTGCTTCTAGATGATGTCATGGGTGCCCGTCTTAGTGACTTTGGGTTAGCTAAGTTCCTTCAAAGCCATAATTCTTCAAGTATTACTAGTTCTACAAGCTTAGCGGGACCAAGAGGATCAATTGGTTACATTGCACCAG AGTATGGAACTGGGAGCAAGATCTCGACAGAGGGAGATGTCTACAGCTATGGAATCATCATCCTAGAAATGCTCACAGGGAAACGCCCAACAGATGAGTTGTTTAATAATGGTTTGAGCCTTCAGAAATTTGTTGGAAATGCATTTCCCCAAAAGATTCATGCGATACTTGATCGTAATATCATCCCAAATTTCGGATCTGAAGGCATGGAGAATAAACTAGACCATGAAAACAATGCAATCATGGGAATGTATAGCTGCATTATGCAGCTTGCTAAGCTTGGTCTCTCATGCTCTATGCAGACACCAAAAGATCGACCAAAAATGTTGGACGTTTATGCTGAAATGTCCACAATCAAAAGAACCTTATCTGCACTAGCTACTATGTGTTGA